The Kogia breviceps isolate mKogBre1 chromosome 4, mKogBre1 haplotype 1, whole genome shotgun sequence genome window below encodes:
- the LOC136794130 gene encoding annexin-2 receptor-like: protein MEPNFPRCVRQAWDSAEESQEPEMLQSLSLADPEEWQLPFYPTLGQLSGDDEDFNGAQLATACGRLHPHCPKHGPRAQSACRLGAGPPAPDTTPATRQEPQSPSGGGAAAHPQSFLGRVLGHRGPNIWNPRPLTAGTLPEHRPLPGLERHHRTSQGWWPWTYTPWPGRPWAASPIALGPTSPHLR, encoded by the coding sequence ATGGAGCCGAACTTTCCGCGCTGCGTGCGCCAGGCCTGGGATTCCGCAGAGGAGTCCCAGGAACCAGAGATGCTGCAAAGCTTGAGCTTAGCGGACCCTGAGGAATGGCAGCTCCCTTTCTATCCTACGCTGGGCCAACTCTCTGGGGACGACGAGGACTTCAATGGGGCACAACTTGCTACCGCCTGCGGGCGTCTGCACCCACACTGCCCGAAACACGGACCCCGAGCGCAGAGCGCCTGCAGGCTGGGCGCTGGACCGCCCGCCCCGGACACGACGCCGGCGACCCGCCAGGAGCCACAATCGCCCTCAGGAGGTGGGGCTGCTGCCCACCCGCAAAGCTTCCTTGGGCGGGTCTTGGGGCATCGGGGACCCAACATCTGGAACCCGAGACCTCTGACCGCGGGGACCCTTCCGGAGCATCGCCCTCTTCCTGGCCTGGAGAGACACCACCGGACGTCCCAAGGCTGGTGGCCGTGGACCTACACACCGTGGCCAGGAAGACCCTGGGCCGCCTCTCCCATCGCCCTTGGACCCACGAGCCCTCATCTCCGCTGA